In Solanum lycopersicum chromosome 5, SLM_r2.1, the following are encoded in one genomic region:
- the LOC101251182 gene encoding uncharacterized protein — protein sequence MLFVGELHWWTTDAEFESVLTQYGDVKEIKFFDERASGKSKGYCQVEFFDPASAAACKEGMNGYNFNGRPCVVAFATAQTIKQMGSSYVNKTQNQVQSQPQGRRPMNEGVGRGGPNYTPGDAGRNFGRGSWGRGGPGMPNRGPGGGPVRGRGAMGSKNMMVNPGAGNGAGGAFGQGLAGPAFGGPPAGLMHPWGMMGPGFDPSFMGRGAGYGGFSGPAFPGMMPPFPAVNHMGLPGVAPHVNPAFFDRGMAVNGMGMMGTTGMDGPHPGMWTDTSGGEWEGEEHGSRTRESSYGGEDNASEYGYGEVSHDKRAMSSAMSKEKERGSERDWSGTSDRRHRDEREHDRDRHDKEHRYREERDGYRDYRQKERESEHEEEYDRGQSSSRSRSKSRAAQEENHRSRSRDINYGKRRRGPSE from the coding sequence ATGCTCTTTGTTGGAGAATTGCACTGGTGGACTACTGATGCTGAGTTTGAGAGTGTGCTAACTCAATATGGGGATGTAAAGGAGATCAAATTCTTTGATGAGAGAGCTAGTGGCAAGTCTAAAGGCTATTGTCAAGTTGAGTTTTTTGACCCAGCTTCTGCAGCTGCTTGCAAAGAAGGAATGAATGGTTATAATTTCAATGGGCGACCCTGTGTTGTCGCATTTGCAACTGCACAAACTATAAAACAGATGGGTTCCTCATATGTGAACAAAACTCAAAACCAGGTGCAGTCTCAACCACAGGGGCGGAGACCCATGAATGAGGGAGTTGGTAGAGGTGGGCCAAATTACACCCCTGGAGATGCTGGGAGGAATTTTGGAAGAGGTAGTTGGGGGCGTGGAGGGCCGGGGATGCCTAACAGAGGACCTGGGGGTGGACCAGTGAGGGGAAGAGGAGCCATGGGATCGAAGAATATGATGGTGAATCCTGGAGCTGGCAATGGTGCTGGTGGAGCTTTTGGACAAGGACTTGCAGGTCCAGCATTTGGTGGTCCTCCTGCAGGTCTAATGCATCCCTGGGGCATGATGGGTCCTGGTTTTGATCCTAGTTTTATGGGTCGAGGAGCTGGTTATGGAGGATTTTCAGGTCCTGCATTTCCGGGGATGATGCCTCCATTTCCTGCTGTTAATCATATGGGCCTTCCTGGAGTGGCTCCTCATGTCAACCCTGCATTCTTTGATCGAGGAATGGCTGTAAATGGAATGGGAATGATGGGTACAACTGGGATGGATGGGCCTCATCCAGGAATGTGGACTGACACAAGCGGGGGCGAATGGGAAGGAGAAGAACATGGCAGTAGAACTAGAGAGTCCAGTTATGGGGGTGAAGATAATGCATCAGAGTATGGCTATGGAGAGGTTAGCCATGATAAAAGAGCCATGTCAAGTGCTATGTCCAAGGAAAAGGAACGGGGTTCTGAGCGTGACTGGTCAGGCACCTCTGACAGGCGGCATCGTGATGAAAGAGAACATGACAGAGATAGGCATGATAAGGAGCACAGATACAGGGAAGAAAGGGATGGTTACCGGGACTATCGTCAAAAGGAGCGTGAATCAGAGCATGAGGAAGAGTATGACCGTGGACAGTCTTCTTCAAGATCCCGTAGCAAATCCCGAGCAGCTCAGGAGGAAAATCATAGGTCTAGATCAAGAGACATCAATTATGGGAAACGTAGACGCGGACCTTCTGAATGA